The Bacteroidota bacterium DNA window TCCATATTATATTGAATTATCATCTCATTTTCTCTTCATAAAACTTTTCAAAATCCTCAGGTTTATAGCAGTATCATCGTTTTTAAAATTTGATTTAACGATCCTTAACATCAGACTTTCATCTTCACATCATTCTTCCACGAGTAAACTTGTATCGTTAATTCTAAACAAAAAAATTATGAAAAAGATTCTTTCATTAGCGATTGCAACTATGTTTGCATTTGCAGCTTCGGCACAAAACTCATCTGCCGGAAATCCTCAGAGTGAAAATCACAAATCAGAGAAAGCATCTGCAGTAAAGATGTCGACTCCGGACAAGAAAGAAGAAGCAAAGAAAAATGATGTTCAGGTAAGCACAACGAAAGTTCATCAGGCACACCCGGTGAAAACCGAAATCGGTACTAAATCTCATAAAGATCAGGTAAAACGCAAACAGGCTGCAAAATCGAGTCGATTGACAATGCAACCTTCAGCAGATTCTAAAACTGAAAAGGCAACCCCCAAAGTGAAGTGAGAGAGAATGAAAACTGCCGGTCAGCCGGCAGTTTTTTTTGTTCAAAAATAAACTACAACTGATAATTGTTAACGGAATATTTCAAACATGTAATCGTACTTTTACATCCGTGAAACAAAAAAGTATTTTTTTAACATTCATCATTCTTGCCCAGTTCATTTTCAATTCTGTTTTCGGACAGAACTACAATGCAATAGAAACTTTTTCTGATCATGTTGCAGGAATAACTGTAATGACAACGGATTCTGAAAAAAAACTTCTGATTGCAGGTGATGAAAAAGGCAATATTTATTTTTATGATCTCATTTCAGGAAAGCAGATTCAAAAAGTCAGTGTACATGCTGCAGCTGTTACACAACTTCGCTTCAATTCAAATGGTAAATTATTGATCTCTGCAACAGCCGATGGTGAAATCAAGATCTTTGATTTCGAGAAAAACAAAGTAGTGCAAGCTATTTATTCTCCTGAATATTCTGGAATCGGTTTTGTTTTGTTTTCTATTGCAGATGGATTTATTTATTTCAATGGAAATAATAAATTATTTAAAACGAGATCAGATCTTTCGCAAACAGTTAATCAGATTTATGTTGAACATGATACATTATTCGATGCTGTAATAACTTCTGACAGAAGTTCGTTGATCTATTCTGCGGGTAACGTTATCAAAGTTCTCAATACAAGAACTGATAATCTACGTCAGGAAATTAAATTTGGAACAACGAACATCAGGAAAATTGCATTGGTAAAAGACACCATTTTAGCTACATGGTCTGCTGATGGAACTCTTGCTATGTGGAATTATAAATTGAATCAGCTGGAAGCGCAGCCGATCTTTTTCATGAAAGCCGGTAATCCTTCGCCGCTCACTTTTTCTGAATCAGGCAGATTGATGTGCAGTGGGAATATTGGCAATTGGGCAAGGATCTGGATTCCGCTTGAGCGTCAGATCTATCAGGAATTATTTATGCATAAAGAAACAGTAACCTCTTCTGCATTTGGCGTAACGGATGATTTCCTTTTTACCGGTAGTCTTGATAAAACAATTATCAAATGGCAAAAAGGTGGTGATAAACCGCCCGTCATTGCGAAACCTGTTACAAAAACAGAAATAAAAACAGAACCTACACCTACTCCGAAAGTTCAAAATCCGGATGTGCAAATGGCAAATGAAAATGTTCCGACAGTAATCAAAAGCCGAAAAGTAATTTCAACGGAAAAGATCGAACTTAATGTTCCTCAGATCAGCATCTATGTTTACGATAACAGTTATATCGATGGAGATACGATGTCGCTTTTTTTTAACGGTCAGTGGATCGTCGACCATTATGGGGTCACAAAGAAAAAATACGAAGTTAAACTGAACCTCATCGAGAACACAAATAATTACCTGGTTCTTTTTGCAAATAATCTGGGAAAGAGCCCCCCAAATACTGCTGCAATAGAATTTGATGATGGAAAGAAGAAATATTTCTATCGTTTATCTTCAGATCTCAAGACATGCAGTGCAATAAATTTTTTCTATAAAAAATAGTTAAGGTCCCTTCATGTCATAAAAAATATCTTTACTTTGCTTCAATACCAAAAAGACTAAAATCCTCGAAAAATGAAAAAAATCTACTTATTTATTACATTGATTCTCCTGATTACAATAAAAATTAATGCTCAGAATTGGATTACTTGCGGACCAGGTACAGCATTGGGCAACAACTCAAATGGCGTCAGAGCAATTGCAGTAAGTCCCTATGATGGATCAATATATGCCGGTGGTACATTTACAGGAACAGTCAACTACCTGGCTAAATACAACCCTACCACTGATTCATGGCAAGCAGTCGGTGCAGGTGTAGGTGGACCCGTTTATGCTTTGAAATTCTTTAAAGGAAAATTATATGTAGGCGGATTATTTTCGACTGCAGGTGGCGTAGGAGCCAATAATATTGTTGCAGTAAACTCAGCAGGAGTATACAATACAGTAGGAATAGGACTCAATGGGCAAGTTAACTGTTTTGAATCTTCAATGGATTCAGCTTACTTATATGTTGGGGGACAATTCAGTGCAGATTTTTCTAACTCTACAACCTTATTACACATTGCTAAAACAGACCTCATTACATGGTCAGCGGTTGGTTCCGGTATCACACCAGTAGTTAATTGCCTTACTTATCATAACAATGCATTACATGCAGGAACGCAAAATGTTTCTGATCAGATCTTTTCATTATCAGGTTCCACTTGGACTCCTATTTCAGGTCTTGCCGGCGGTAAAGTGTATACAATTGCCAGCTTTGGAGGTTACTTATATGCCGGTGGCGATTTCACTAGCCCAAATCCGGGTGCAGCGAAATATAACAATTCAACTTCAACATGGGGAACAATCATTACTTCATTGCTTCCAGGAACAGTAGTTCGTACTCTGAAAACTTATGGAAATTACTTATTTATTGGTGGATCATTTACAAGTGTTGGTATTGGACCGGCAAATTATTTCGGAAGAATTGATGGACCTAATATTCCAATAAAAGCAATTATCACAAGTAATTATCCTGCTTCCACTCCATATGCAATTGCCAATAAGGATGGATACATTTACCTTGGTGGAAATTTCACAAATACAGGTGAAAATGTTATAAGAAGTTCAACAACTATTGGAGTTGATGAAATTGACAACATCATTGAAAGTTCTTCTTTCTTCCCAAACCCACTCTCAACAACAGCTACTTTAAATGTGAAACTGAAAAAGCATGCCGATTCAGCTAAAGTTTCAATTATTGATGCACAGGGAAAAATCGTTCAGGAAAAAATGATCTCTGATCTTTCAAATAATGAAATCAATTTCACCATTGACAGAAACGATCTTTCAGCAGGAATTTACTACTATCAACTGACAATCGATGGTCAGGCTGCTTCTACTCATCCTTTTGTCATCGAATAATTCGTCAAATTCATCTGATAATTTTATTCAAAAGTTTACAATGGCGATTTCATTTTCTTAAATTTACAATCTAAGAAAATGAAATTTGCCATTGTAGATATTGAAACCACCGGTGGAAATTCCTCAAGGAATAAGATCACCGAAGTTGCCATCTATATTCATGATGGTGAAAAGATCATCGACGAATTCGTTTCTTTGGTCAACCCTGAATGTCCCATTGCTCCTTTTATCACCAATCTGACCGGCATCTCCAATGAGATGGTTGAAGATGCACCAAAATTTTATCAGATTGCAAAAGACATCGTCACACTTACAGACGGTGCAGTGTTCGTTGCACACAATGCACAATTCGATTACGGATTTATCCGTGAAGAATTCAAATCATTAGGATTTAATTACTCAAGAGATTATTTATGTACTGTAAAACTCAGCCGGAAACTATTGCCCGGTTATTCTTCTTATAGTCTGGGTACACTCTGCCAGAATTTAGGAATTTCAATTACAAACAGACACCGTGCAAGTGGTGATGCTCTGGCTACTGTTAAACTTTTTGAAATGATCCTGAACAAAGATCCTGAAAAGGAAGTGATCCGAAATTTTACAAAGAATGATTACCTGAATCTCCGCTTCCCCGCTGGATTTGATCATAAGATGCTGGATTCAATTCCTGAACGTCCGGGAGTTTATTATTTCCACAATCAGGATGGAACAGTCATCTACATTGGTAAAAGTACCAATATAAGAAAACGAGTTCTCTCCCATTTTGCAAATAAGCAAACTAAGAAAGCAATTGAATTGCGAAATACGATCCGTGATGTATCATTCGAAGAAACAGGAAATGAATTGATCGCTTTATTACTTGAATCCGAAGAGATAAAAAATAATCAACCCTTCTTTAACAGAAGTCAAAGAAGAACAGTTTTTAATTACGGCATATTCAGCAGAATAAATTCAGAAGGTTACATAACTCTCTATTCAGAAAAAGTAAAGAATACAGAGGATGCGCTGATTACTGCCGGAAGTTTTGATGAGGCTGAAGCAATTTTACAGCGAATTCAAAGTAGAAATAATCTTTGTCAAAAGCTCTGCAGTACAAAGGAGATCAAACATGCTTGCTTTGGCTATTCAGTACATATGTGTAAAGGAGCATGTATTGGTAAAGAAGATGCCGATGAATACAATCTGAGAGCACAGAAAGCACTTGATAGTATTCAATATTCTCATCAGAATTTTATGATAATAGGATCAGGAAGAAATGAATCGGAAAAATCTGTTACACATATTGAGTCCGGTCGTTATATGGGATTTGGGTATTTCGATCCGCAATTTGTAACTGCACATCCGGAAGTGCTCAGAGAACACATCAAACCCAGAATCGACAATCGTGATGTACAGAGAATCATCCGTCACTTTCTCAACACCGCTTCACCATCCAATATTCTGACCTACTAAATGAAAATATTGACTCTTACTTTTTTGCTTGGAATAAGTTTGATCTTTTATGAAAGTTCATCAGGGCAAAAAAATGAAAATTTATTGCGATTAACTCTGCATACTTCAGAAAATTCAATTTACAATTTTTCCGAACTGGAAAAGTCTAAAGCAACAGTGATTGTTTTTTTTCTTACTGACTGCCCTGCTTCACAAAATTACACCCTGACAATTAATAAACTTCAGAAAAAATATGCAAAAGAAAATATTGCTTTTGATATGATATTCCCTGACACATATTCTTCCCTGGCTGAAGTGAAGAAATTCAAAACAGATTACAAATTGTCTATCCCTGCTATCCTGGATCCTGAATTAAAACTTACAAAACTTCTCAACGCAAAAGTTGCACCGCAGTGTTTTCTGATTGATGCAAATGGAAATATCGTTTATGATGGCCGGATTGATGACTGGTATTACAAACCGGGAAAAAAAGAACTGTGATTCTATCCAACGATCTTGACAATGCAATTTCAAAATTCATTGCAGGTAAAAAGATAGAACCGTCGAAAACCACTCCTATCGGATGTGTGATAAATTATTGAATGATGATTAAAAACAATTTTACATATTTTTCAATTATCGTCGTTTTTATAATCTCAGCGTGCAGTAATGATCGACAAGGGAAAGGTAAAGATTCGCAGCAGCTAACTTATTCTGAACACATCGCTCCGATTATTTATAAAAATTGTAGTCCATGTCACCGGCCCGGATCCGGCGCGCCATTTGACCTTATTACTTTTGATGATGTAAAAGGGCATTTAAAAACTGTACAACTTGCCATCAATGAAAGATTAATGCCACCATGGCCGGCAGATACATCGTACTCACATTTCAGAGACGAAAAAGTAATGACTTCATATGAAATCGCGCAAATTAATTCATGGATAAAAGAAGGAGCAATAAAACGTGACATAAAAAAACTGCTTCCCTCTCTTGAATTTTTCAGCGGAAGCATATCAGGAAAACCTGATCTGGTTCTGAAAATGAAATCTTATTCCATCAAAGGCAACAATAAGGATAATTTTATCATGCTAAAAGTTCCCTACGAATTTGAACGTGATACTTTCATCAAAGGTATAGAGATCGTTCCCGGAAATAAAAAACTTGTACATCATATCAATGCGCATTTAGTCCAGTATAATTATGGTGCTAAAAAAGAATATTCAAGTGGTAAGTCTTTTGTCGATACAGAAAAAAGTGATAAGCTTCATGCTTATGAAGTTCTGGATCTTAAAAATGATGATGGCACCTACCCGCTTCTTACTCCTTCTGTTTCAAATTACTTACCCGGAGTTGAAGCGGCAATGTATCCAAATGGAATTGGCGGATATAAAGTGAAAAAAAATGGAGCGATTCTGCTTGACAACATTCACTACGGGCCATCGCCTGTAGATACAACTGACGAAACACAGTTTAATATTTATTTCAGTCCAACAGCACCTTTACGACCAACTTCTGAATTTATTTTAGGAACCAGTGGGATTTCTCCGGTTACTCCGCCATTGATCATTCCGCCAAATGAAGTTAAAACTTTTACTACGCGATTCAAAGTTGAATCCGACATCTCCTTGCTTACCATAAATCCACACATGCATCTGTTAGGGAAAAATTTTATTGCCTATGCAATAAATCCGCAGGGCGATACAATTCCATTGATCAGAATAAAAAACTGGGATTTCAGATGGCAGTACTTTTACACTTTTGAAAGAATGCTGAAAATTCCTGCAGGGACTTCGATAATTGTAGAAGGAACATTTGACAACACAGTTAATAATCCGTTGAATCCTTTTAATCCACCACAAACAATCTCAGAACGTGAAGGAAGTATGCGAACAACAGATGAAATGTTTCAGTTGATCTGTACATTCATTCCTTATAAAACCGGCGACGAAAATATTTCACTGCAATCAAAATGAAAACATTTACAATCATAGAGCCTAAAACTGATTCTGAATACAACGAATATTACAGGATCCGTTATGAAATTCTGAGAAAGCCATGGAATCAACCTGAAAAATCTACTAAGGATGAAACAGAATTAACCTCTGTTCACCTTTTAGCTAAGGATGAAACCGGAAAAGCTGTAGCAACAGGCCGGATGCAGTTTAACTCTGAAGAAGAAGCTCAGATCCGTTCTATGGCAGTGATTGATGAATACCAAGGCAATGGGATCGGGAGTTTACTTATTGATCATCTCGAAAAAATTGCGCTGGAGAAAAAGATAAAAAGAATAACGCTCGACTCAAGAGAAAATGCTGTACAGTTTTATATCCGCAATGGATATAAAGTTATTGAGCCTTCTTACTTACTATTCGGATTGATAAAACATTTTAAAATGCAAAAAGATCTTTAATTCAACCGGATTACTTTGACTTCATCAGTGTAAAAGCAAAAGTTGTTCCTATTCCGGCAGTACTTCTGACATTGATCGTTTGCTGATGAGCTTCGATAATATGCTTTACGATTGCCAGACCCAGACCTGTTCCACCCTGCTCTCTTGATCTGCTTTTATCTACGCGATAAAATCTCTCAAAGATCCTTGGTAAATGTTTTGAGTCAATTCCAATACCATTATCTGTTACCTCTATCAGTAATTTTTCATCCATATCATAGAAGCCAACCTGCGTAGAGCCATTACGTTTTCCATACTTAATTGAGTTGATCATCAGATTTACAAGTACCTGTCTGATTCTGTCTTTATCTGCAACAACATAAAACTGGCGATCACTTCCTTCCTTAAAACCAACTTTAATATCCATTTCCTTTGCCTTCAATTCTATTGATTCGAAAACCTCATTCATGAGATCTCTGATATCAAATGTTCGTTGATCAAGAATAAGTTCACCGCTTTCCAGTTTAGAAATTGCTTCAAGATCATCGACAATTAATGTAAGTCTTTCTACAGACTTAGAAGCCCTCTGCAAATAATTCACATTCACTTCAGGATCATCCAATGCACCTTCCAGTAACGTATGAATGTATCCTTGAATATTAAACAAAGGAGTTTTTAACTCGTGAGAAACATTTCCAAGAAACTCTTTCCGGAAATTTTCCATCTGCTTTAATTGTGCGATCTCATCATTCCTGTCTTTCTCCCACTCTATCACTTCCTTGCCTACATTTGAAATAATATCATTGCTCAGATTGATCTTCTCAAGTGTTTTCTCTTTAGAATTCTTTTCTGTTGTAATTGTTTTGTAGATCAATTTGATCTTTCTGTAAATGAAAATCTCAAGTAAGGATTTGAAAATAATAAAAGTCGCCAGAAATGAGACAATGAAAATTGAAACACTATGAATCCAGATATTTTCAAAAAAAGAAAACCAGTTAAAAAGTGAAGCTGAAATCAATACAATTGATGACGAAAATAATGCAGCTAATAATGCAAGTACTCTTGGTGTTGGATTCTTCAATATATTTTTGTTTGACTAAAAATCAAATTTGTAACCTATACCCTTTACGGTCTTAATACTCTCTTCACCTATTTTTTCTCTCAGTTTACGAATATGAACATCAATGGTTCTGTCGCCTACAACTACCTCATTTCCCCATACTCTTTCAAGAATTTCATCTCTTGTAAAAACCTTTCCTGCTTTGGCAGCAAGCAATGCCAGCAATTCAAATTCCTTTCTTGGTAATTCGATCCGGGTATCCCCTTTCATTACAACATATTGTTCTCTGTTGATCACTAACTCACCGGCTGAAAAAACACTGCTTTTAGTACTTCCGCTTTCTTCAGAATTGTTATATCTTCTGAACAATGCATTGATCCTGCTCACCAAAACCCGTGGCTTGATCGGCTTGGTAATATAATCGTCTGCTCCAACATCGAATCCTGCAATCTGTGAATAATCTTCATTTCTTGCAGTAAGAAATGCAATCATCGTTTTTTTGAATTCAGGGATGTCCCGCAAGGCACGACATGTTTCTATTCCATCCATTTCCGGCATCATAATATCCAGTATGATCAGATCGGGATGAGTTTGTTTTGCCTTAACAATAGCCTCACGACCATTACCTGCTTTGAAAACTTCGTAGTTCTCCTTCTTCAAATTATACTCCATGAATTCCAGGATATCCGGTTCATCATCGACAAGGAGTATTTTCAACTTTTTATCTTTCATATTCGTGTGTGAAATTAACTGCCTTTTGCCGATTTCATGTTATGTAAATGTAAACAAAAGGTTACTTTGACTTCACATTGAACGGCTAAACTGCACACTTTCACTAAAGTAGTTTTAAAAGTCGAAGTGCCTGTGCATTTTCCGGATTAATTTTTAATACCCTGGAAATGTATTCTTTTGCCTGAACTTTCTGGTTTCGATAAACCATCAATCCGGCCATATTAAGTAAGGCTTGTTCGTTATCCGGGTCAGTATCCAAAGCAACCTTATACAACTGCTCTGCTTTTTTGTCTTCTTTATTAATACTCAACTCCAAAAATCCATAATTAATATAGGCAGCAACAAACCGTGGATTCTCTGAAATAATAAACCTATAGTTAGACCCTGACTTTTCATATTGACCTGTTTCAAATTGAAGGTCGGCAAGTTTTAGTCTGAAATCAGGATAAAATGGAGCAAGTTCTGTTGCTTTATTAAAGTAGAGCTCTGCGCTTGTTTTGTCACCCAATTCAGAAAAAGCCTGGCCAATTCTGTATGCCGTCCATGCATCATCATTTGAAAACGACTTTTTGTTTAATGCCGATAATGCATTTCCATGTTCAGAAACATATTTAAGAAGTCCTTGATAATCCTTTTTCAAAAATGCCCAACGAATCAACTCATTAAAATTCTCAATAATATCCTGCTTTGAATTATCATTTATATAACGTTTTGCTGAATCGAGAAAAACTTTATTAGTGACAAATTTCTCATAATATGAAAGGTAGGCAATACCTTTTGAACGATCGTCTGCTTCAGGATTATTGATACATGCAAGTTTAACAAACTCACGGATCTGTTCTTTGTCTGACCGAGAAACAGGCTTGCGGATCCAATGATCTGTTGTAGTAACATGCGGAATATCGATCGTTCCATTTTTAGGCATGTGGAAACTAACACAATTGTCCTTTTTCAAAGCCCGTTGTTTTGGATCTGCTGTACAATCATTTTCTGTTATCAAAGGATTTTTGCCACCTATAATTTTACCTGAAACGGAAGAATGGCAACTCTTACAAGCATTATTAAAACTTTCGCCTGCTGTACTTTTTACACTCACATGCGGATCATGACACGTGACACAGGTCATTGCATTTTTATAAGGTTCTTTCGATTTTAACTTTGAATTACTTGCTTCAGCAATTTTCAAAGAGGCAGTGAAACATTTACTCAGCTTCATGCGCTCTGCATGTGAGGCCATGATATGCTGATCGTCATCACCCTTATAAACCGGCATGAATATGTTCATCACTTCTGAAAGATGCATTCCGGGTTTAAAATCGAAAAATGATTTGTCTTTCATGAGCACTGCGTTTCCCTGCACATGACATCGCTGACACACATCCAGTTGCAAATTGATTTCAAGCTTTGCGGGATTTACAATTGAATAATCGATCTCGTTTTTTACATCAATCGTTCTTCCTGCTAACATTTCAATCTGATGCTTTTCGCCGGGTCCATGGCAACGTTCACAATCAATACCTGAAGGAACATTTATAAATTTATTGGCAGAGCCAAGAACCATTTCAGGGAAAGCATTGTGACAAGACATACATTCCAATTCTATTAACCGGTTGAAGCGGTTGTTAAAACCGTTTTCGTATCCCGGTGGCAGATCCCATTTTCCCGATTGCGTATAAAATGTTGCCGGCGCCTGATAGATGTATCCGTTCACATTTATCATGTGCGAATTCGTATGTTGTCCAGAACCTACGATGTAATTGATCTTTTCTTTTCTGAGATATGAAGTATCCTTGCCTGATAATCTGAATTCGGTAAGATAAAAACTATCGCCCTCCCAATGTGGAAAGTATGAGAGATTCCTATAATTATCCTTAATAACAGAATGTGCGGTGAAATTGCCGGCGGA harbors:
- a CDS encoding GNAT family N-acetyltransferase; protein product: MKTFTIIEPKTDSEYNEYYRIRYEILRKPWNQPEKSTKDETELTSVHLLAKDETGKAVATGRMQFNSEEEAQIRSMAVIDEYQGNGIGSLLIDHLEKIALEKKIKRITLDSRENAVQFYIRNGYKVIEPSYLLFGLIKHFKMQKDL
- a CDS encoding response regulator transcription factor, which codes for MKDKKLKILLVDDEPDILEFMEYNLKKENYEVFKAGNGREAIVKAKQTHPDLIILDIMMPEMDGIETCRALRDIPEFKKTMIAFLTARNEDYSQIAGFDVGADDYITKPIKPRVLVSRINALFRRYNNSEESGSTKSSVFSAGELVINREQYVVMKGDTRIELPRKEFELLALLAAKAGKVFTRDEILERVWGNEVVVGDRTIDVHIRKLREKIGEESIKTVKGIGYKFDF
- a CDS encoding redoxin family protein, which gives rise to MKILTLTFLLGISLIFYESSSGQKNENLLRLTLHTSENSIYNFSELEKSKATVIVFFLTDCPASQNYTLTINKLQKKYAKENIAFDMIFPDTYSSLAEVKKFKTDYKLSIPAILDPELKLTKLLNAKVAPQCFLIDANGNIVYDGRIDDWYYKPGKKEL
- a CDS encoding T9SS type A sorting domain-containing protein, whose product is MKKIYLFITLILLITIKINAQNWITCGPGTALGNNSNGVRAIAVSPYDGSIYAGGTFTGTVNYLAKYNPTTDSWQAVGAGVGGPVYALKFFKGKLYVGGLFSTAGGVGANNIVAVNSAGVYNTVGIGLNGQVNCFESSMDSAYLYVGGQFSADFSNSTTLLHIAKTDLITWSAVGSGITPVVNCLTYHNNALHAGTQNVSDQIFSLSGSTWTPISGLAGGKVYTIASFGGYLYAGGDFTSPNPGAAKYNNSTSTWGTIITSLLPGTVVRTLKTYGNYLFIGGSFTSVGIGPANYFGRIDGPNIPIKAIITSNYPASTPYAIANKDGYIYLGGNFTNTGENVIRSSTTIGVDEIDNIIESSSFFPNPLSTTATLNVKLKKHADSAKVSIIDAQGKIVQEKMISDLSNNEINFTIDRNDLSAGIYYYQLTIDGQAASTHPFVIE
- a CDS encoding tetratricopeptide repeat protein, which produces MRIKNVVYAGALIFFSVFIFLSCNRTDSKINVKEYSSLSDSTNYIGKEACKQCHSDKFETFMHTGMGMSFDTASKAKSAGNFTAHSVIKDNYRNLSYFPHWEGDSFYLTEFRLSGKDTSYLRKEKINYIVGSGQHTNSHMINVNGYIYQAPATFYTQSGKWDLPPGYENGFNNRFNRLIELECMSCHNAFPEMVLGSANKFINVPSGIDCERCHGPGEKHQIEMLAGRTIDVKNEIDYSIVNPAKLEINLQLDVCQRCHVQGNAVLMKDKSFFDFKPGMHLSEVMNIFMPVYKGDDDQHIMASHAERMKLSKCFTASLKIAEASNSKLKSKEPYKNAMTCVTCHDPHVSVKSTAGESFNNACKSCHSSVSGKIIGGKNPLITENDCTADPKQRALKKDNCVSFHMPKNGTIDIPHVTTTDHWIRKPVSRSDKEQIREFVKLACINNPEADDRSKGIAYLSYYEKFVTNKVFLDSAKRYINDNSKQDIIENFNELIRWAFLKKDYQGLLKYVSEHGNALSALNKKSFSNDDAWTAYRIGQAFSELGDKTSAELYFNKATELAPFYPDFRLKLADLQFETGQYEKSGSNYRFIISENPRFVAAYINYGFLELSINKEDKKAEQLYKVALDTDPDNEQALLNMAGLMVYRNQKVQAKEYISRVLKINPENAQALRLLKLL
- a CDS encoding GIY-YIG nuclease family protein; this encodes MKFAIVDIETTGGNSSRNKITEVAIYIHDGEKIIDEFVSLVNPECPIAPFITNLTGISNEMVEDAPKFYQIAKDIVTLTDGAVFVAHNAQFDYGFIREEFKSLGFNYSRDYLCTVKLSRKLLPGYSSYSLGTLCQNLGISITNRHRASGDALATVKLFEMILNKDPEKEVIRNFTKNDYLNLRFPAGFDHKMLDSIPERPGVYYFHNQDGTVIYIGKSTNIRKRVLSHFANKQTKKAIELRNTIRDVSFEETGNELIALLLESEEIKNNQPFFNRSQRRTVFNYGIFSRINSEGYITLYSEKVKNTEDALITAGSFDEAEAILQRIQSRNNLCQKLCSTKEIKHACFGYSVHMCKGACIGKEDADEYNLRAQKALDSIQYSHQNFMIIGSGRNESEKSVTHIESGRYMGFGYFDPQFVTAHPEVLREHIKPRIDNRDVQRIIRHFLNTASPSNILTY
- a CDS encoding sensor histidine kinase yields the protein MLKNPTPRVLALLAALFSSSIVLISASLFNWFSFFENIWIHSVSIFIVSFLATFIIFKSLLEIFIYRKIKLIYKTITTEKNSKEKTLEKINLSNDIISNVGKEVIEWEKDRNDEIAQLKQMENFRKEFLGNVSHELKTPLFNIQGYIHTLLEGALDDPEVNVNYLQRASKSVERLTLIVDDLEAISKLESGELILDQRTFDIRDLMNEVFESIELKAKEMDIKVGFKEGSDRQFYVVADKDRIRQVLVNLMINSIKYGKRNGSTQVGFYDMDEKLLIEVTDNGIGIDSKHLPRIFERFYRVDKSRSREQGGTGLGLAIVKHIIEAHQQTINVRSTAGIGTTFAFTLMKSK